A single window of Hymenobacter sp. APR13 DNA harbors:
- a CDS encoding putative quinol monooxygenase has protein sequence MATPAEIYCVAAEWLVPAEHIDTVRDLLMQAAAAVRQHEPGNLLYIAHESADEPGRFFVYEQYANQEAQIAHRAAPHFQDLVLGRIVPLLAERKTSFYRLLPVQGQ, from the coding sequence ATGGCAACTCCAGCTGAAATCTATTGCGTGGCCGCCGAGTGGCTGGTACCCGCTGAGCACATCGACACCGTCCGCGACCTGCTGATGCAAGCCGCCGCCGCCGTGCGCCAGCACGAGCCCGGCAACCTGCTCTACATTGCCCACGAGTCGGCCGACGAGCCCGGACGCTTCTTCGTGTATGAGCAGTACGCCAACCAGGAAGCGCAGATTGCGCACCGCGCTGCGCCCCACTTCCAGGACCTCGTGCTGGGCCGCATAGTGCCGCTGCTGGCCGAGCGCAAAACCTCCTTCTACCGCCTGCTGCCCGTCCAGGGCCAGTAA
- a CDS encoding type 1 glutamine amidotransferase domain-containing protein has translation MNILMVLTSHDQLGDTGHKTGFWLEEFAAPYYVFKDAGATLTLASPAGGQPPLDPKSDDPSAQTDATKRFKADTDAQQALASTVKLDTVNAADFDAVFYPGGHGPLWDLAEDKKSIELIENFYAAGKPVAAVCHAPGVLRHVKDANGEPLVKGKSVAGFTNTEEEAVQLTNVVPFLVEDMLKQNGGDYSKGADWAPYVVKAGNLITGQNPASSEPAAEELLKLLKK, from the coding sequence ATGAACATTCTGATGGTATTGACGTCCCACGACCAGCTGGGCGATACAGGACATAAAACCGGCTTCTGGCTGGAAGAATTTGCCGCTCCCTACTACGTGTTCAAGGATGCCGGCGCCACGCTCACGCTGGCCTCGCCGGCCGGTGGCCAGCCGCCCCTCGACCCCAAGAGCGACGACCCCAGCGCCCAGACCGACGCCACCAAGCGCTTCAAAGCCGACACCGACGCCCAGCAGGCCCTGGCCAGCACCGTGAAGCTGGATACGGTAAACGCCGCTGATTTCGACGCCGTGTTCTACCCCGGCGGCCACGGCCCGCTGTGGGATTTGGCCGAGGACAAAAAGTCCATCGAGCTGATCGAGAACTTCTACGCCGCCGGCAAGCCCGTAGCGGCCGTATGCCACGCCCCCGGCGTGCTGCGCCATGTGAAAGACGCCAACGGCGAGCCGCTGGTGAAAGGCAAATCGGTAGCAGGCTTCACCAACACCGAGGAAGAAGCCGTGCAGCTGACCAACGTGGTGCCATTCCTGGTGGAAGACATGCTGAAGCAGAACGGCGGCGACTACTCCAAAGGCGCCGACTGGGCTCCTTACGTAGTGAAAGCCGGCAACCTGATTACCGGCCAGAACCCCGCCTCGTCGGAGCCGGCCGCTGAAGAGCTGCTGAAACTGCTGAAGAAATAA
- a CDS encoding ATP-dependent DNA helicase RecQ: protein MLEHATDDILHVLRQHWGHAAFRPLQEDIIRSVLAGQDTLALLPTGGGKSICFQVPALARPGLCVVVSPLIALMKDQVENLRKRGIKAEAVFSGMSHQEIDQTLDNCVYGPVKFLYVSPERLQTDMFRARVGRMKVSLLAIDEAHCLSQWGYDFRPPYLQIAALRELLPGVPCIALTATATEQVKLDIVEKLLFRPGQRVFQQSFARPNLSYSALATEDKLRRLLEVVRGVGAGKTSIVYARTRRQTEDTAAYLQQQGVRAAAYHAGLPSDQRTRTQQDWMQNRIHCIVATNAFGMGIDKPDVRLVVHLEAPDNLEAYYQEAGRAGRDEKYAFAVLLQGPNDAAELRRRTQQGYPPLDTVRRVYQALANFSRTAVGGGELVAFDFDIQHFAETYRIKALDAHNSLRTLAREGFVQLNEAVNTPARVHIPIDHQDLYRFQVANAQHDQLIKSLLRFNGGELFSGFQRISENSLAQHLKLSVVDVRKTLVFLHRSGIIQYQPRQESPQALFTTPRFDADKLPLDQKRLTQARDLALHKTEAVVRYAAGGRCRQQLLLEYFGELDAPPCRVCDFCLAEKKARQTPAPSADLRQQLLTLLKATPQTPRDLLKHFAPGQATAVTEQLRELVELGELAYAPDGRLG, encoded by the coding sequence ATGCTCGAGCACGCCACCGACGATATTCTGCACGTACTGCGCCAGCACTGGGGCCATGCGGCGTTCCGGCCGCTGCAGGAAGATATTATCCGGTCGGTGCTGGCGGGGCAGGATACGCTGGCGCTGCTGCCCACTGGCGGCGGCAAAAGTATCTGCTTTCAGGTGCCGGCCCTGGCCCGGCCGGGGCTGTGCGTGGTGGTGTCGCCGCTGATTGCGCTGATGAAGGACCAGGTGGAAAACCTGCGCAAGCGCGGCATCAAGGCCGAGGCCGTGTTTTCGGGCATGAGCCACCAGGAAATCGACCAGACCCTGGACAACTGCGTGTACGGGCCGGTGAAGTTTCTGTACGTGAGTCCCGAGCGGCTGCAGACCGACATGTTCCGGGCCCGGGTGGGCCGCATGAAGGTGAGTCTGCTGGCCATCGACGAGGCCCACTGCCTCTCGCAGTGGGGCTACGATTTCCGGCCGCCGTACCTGCAGATTGCGGCGCTGCGGGAGCTGCTGCCCGGCGTGCCGTGCATTGCCCTCACGGCCACGGCCACCGAGCAGGTGAAGCTGGACATCGTGGAAAAGCTGCTGTTTCGGCCCGGCCAACGCGTGTTTCAGCAGAGCTTTGCCCGGCCCAACCTGTCGTATTCGGCGCTGGCCACCGAGGACAAGCTGCGCCGGCTGCTGGAAGTGGTGCGGGGCGTGGGGGCCGGCAAAACCAGCATCGTGTACGCCCGCACCCGCCGCCAGACTGAGGACACTGCTGCTTATTTGCAGCAGCAGGGCGTGCGCGCCGCCGCCTACCACGCCGGCCTGCCCAGTGACCAGCGCACCCGCACCCAGCAGGACTGGATGCAGAACCGCATCCACTGCATCGTAGCTACCAACGCCTTCGGCATGGGCATCGACAAGCCCGACGTGCGGCTGGTGGTGCACCTGGAAGCGCCCGACAACCTGGAGGCCTACTACCAGGAAGCCGGCCGCGCCGGCCGCGACGAGAAATACGCCTTTGCCGTGCTGCTGCAGGGACCCAACGATGCCGCCGAGCTGCGCCGCCGCACCCAGCAGGGCTACCCGCCGCTGGACACTGTGCGCCGGGTGTACCAAGCGCTGGCCAACTTCTCGCGCACGGCCGTGGGCGGTGGCGAGCTGGTGGCCTTCGACTTCGACATTCAGCACTTCGCCGAAACCTACCGCATCAAGGCCCTCGACGCCCACAACAGCCTGCGCACCCTGGCCCGCGAAGGGTTTGTGCAGTTGAACGAGGCCGTGAACACGCCGGCCCGGGTGCACATCCCCATCGACCACCAGGACCTGTACCGGTTCCAGGTGGCCAACGCCCAGCACGACCAGCTCATCAAAAGCCTGCTGCGCTTCAATGGCGGGGAACTGTTCAGCGGGTTTCAGCGGATTTCGGAAAATAGCCTGGCGCAGCACCTCAAGCTGAGCGTGGTGGACGTGCGCAAAACGCTGGTGTTCCTGCACCGCTCGGGCATCATCCAGTACCAGCCGCGGCAGGAGTCGCCGCAGGCGCTGTTCACCACGCCGCGCTTCGATGCCGACAAGCTGCCGCTGGACCAGAAGCGCCTGACGCAGGCCCGCGACCTGGCCCTGCACAAAACCGAGGCCGTGGTGCGCTACGCCGCCGGGGGCCGCTGCCGCCAGCAGCTGCTGCTGGAGTATTTCGGCGAGCTGGACGCGCCGCCCTGCCGCGTCTGCGACTTCTGCCTGGCCGAGAAGAAAGCCCGCCAAACGCCCGCCCCGTCCGCCGACCTGCGCCAGCAGTTGCTCACGCTGCTCAAAGCCACGCCCCAAACGCCCCGCGACCTGCTAAAGCACTTCGCGCCCGGCCAGGCCACGGCCGTCACGGAGCAGCTGCGGGAGCTGGTGGAGCTGGGCGAGCTGGCGTACGCGCCGGATGGGCGGCTGGGGTAG
- a CDS encoding NADP-dependent oxidoreductase, protein MKTQAIVLASRPQGTPTAEQFRFETLELPPLAAGQVLLKTRYVSVDPYMRGRMSAAKSYVAPFEVGQPIAGGVVAEVVESQSDALPVGSVVVGNLPWQQHSVADGKSLNQIPTDKAPVSYFLGLLGMPGLTAYFGLLDICQPKAGETVVVSGAAGAVGMVVGQLAKIQGCRVIGTAGSDEKVAYLKELGFDEAINYKTANLAEALAAAAPNGVDCYFDNVGGPITDAVYDLLNKHARIALCGQISTYNSTEAPVGPRPEGKLLKTSTKLQGFIVSDYLPQWPEGVAKLTEWYGQGKLKFEETITDGFDQIPAAFLGLFQGDNTGKAIVKVA, encoded by the coding sequence ATGAAAACCCAAGCCATTGTGCTGGCCAGCCGCCCCCAGGGCACGCCGACCGCCGAACAGTTCCGATTTGAAACGCTGGAGCTGCCGCCGCTGGCAGCCGGTCAGGTGCTGCTGAAAACCCGCTATGTGTCGGTTGACCCGTATATGCGCGGCCGGATGAGCGCCGCCAAGTCGTACGTGGCGCCGTTTGAAGTGGGCCAGCCGATTGCAGGTGGCGTGGTGGCCGAGGTGGTGGAAAGCCAGTCTGACGCGCTGCCTGTGGGCAGCGTGGTGGTGGGCAACCTGCCCTGGCAGCAGCACAGCGTTGCGGATGGCAAGAGCCTGAACCAGATTCCGACGGACAAGGCGCCGGTGAGCTACTTTCTGGGGCTGCTGGGCATGCCCGGCCTCACGGCCTACTTCGGCCTGCTCGATATCTGCCAGCCCAAAGCGGGCGAAACGGTAGTGGTATCGGGTGCGGCCGGCGCGGTGGGCATGGTGGTGGGCCAGCTGGCCAAAATCCAGGGCTGCCGCGTGATTGGCACCGCCGGCTCCGACGAGAAGGTGGCCTACCTGAAAGAGCTGGGCTTCGATGAAGCCATCAACTACAAAACTGCCAACCTTGCCGAAGCCCTGGCTGCCGCCGCCCCCAACGGCGTCGACTGTTACTTCGACAACGTGGGCGGCCCCATCACCGACGCCGTGTACGACCTGCTGAATAAGCACGCCCGTATTGCGCTCTGCGGCCAGATTTCCACCTACAACAGCACCGAAGCGCCGGTGGGCCCGCGCCCCGAGGGCAAGCTGCTCAAAACCAGTACCAAGCTGCAGGGCTTCATCGTGAGCGACTACCTGCCACAGTGGCCCGAAGGCGTTGCCAAGCTCACGGAATGGTATGGCCAGGGCAAGCTGAAGTTCGAGGAAACCATCACCGACGGCTTCGACCAGATTCCGGCGGCGTTCCTGGGCTTGTTTCAGGGCGACAACACCGGCAAGGCCATCGTGAAGGTCGCCTAG
- a CDS encoding ABC transporter ATP-binding protein translates to MLQAINVRKKYNTLEVLKGIDLTIEKAEIVSIVGSSGAGKSTLLHILGTLDNPDSGEILFDGQSVSSLRRSELARFRNRHIGFIFQFHNLLPEFTALENVCLPAYLAGRSEKETRVRARELLGMLNLERRADHKPSEMSGGEQQRTAVARALINSPEIIFADEPSGNLDSQNAQELHQIFFLLRKELGQTFVIVTHNDQLAEMADRKITMKDGYIWEGQN, encoded by the coding sequence TTGCTGCAAGCCATCAACGTTCGTAAGAAATACAATACGCTGGAAGTCCTCAAGGGCATCGACCTGACCATCGAAAAGGCCGAAATCGTGTCCATTGTGGGGTCTTCGGGGGCTGGCAAGAGCACGTTGCTGCACATTCTGGGCACGCTCGATAACCCCGATTCCGGCGAAATCCTCTTCGACGGCCAGTCGGTCAGCTCGCTACGGCGGTCGGAGCTGGCGCGGTTCCGCAACCGCCACATCGGCTTCATCTTCCAGTTTCACAACCTGCTGCCCGAGTTTACGGCCCTCGAAAACGTGTGTCTGCCGGCGTATCTGGCCGGCCGCTCGGAGAAGGAAACCCGGGTGCGGGCCCGAGAATTGCTCGGGATGCTGAACTTGGAGCGCCGCGCCGACCATAAGCCCTCGGAAATGAGCGGCGGCGAGCAGCAGCGTACGGCCGTGGCCCGCGCCCTCATCAACTCGCCCGAAATTATCTTCGCCGACGAGCCCAGCGGCAACCTTGACTCGCAGAACGCCCAGGAGCTGCACCAGATTTTCTTTCTGCTGCGCAAGGAGCTGGGCCAGACCTTCGTCATCGTGACGCACAACGACCAGCTGGCGGAAATGGCCGACCGCAAGATCACCATGAAGGACGGCTACATCTGGGAAGGCCAGAACTAG